CTGCGGGCGGCCGCAGCTTCGCCGGCGAGTACGACGCCGGAGCCCGGGTGCCAGCGCAGCAGCTGGCCGGGCTTCTGGGTGTAGTAGGTGAAGAGGAAGTCCTCCACGGGGTGCTTCCGGCCGGCGGAGCGGCGGGCAAGGTAAGGATCGGCGTACCGGCGGACGCGTTGCTGGTGCGCTTCTTCGCGGGTGCGCCACTCATCGCCCGCCAGGAGGCTAAGAGGCTCCACCGGTGGCACCCAGAACGTCTTCGGCTGCTGTCCAAGCCCCAATTTCGCAGCCGTTGGTCCGGGCGAAGGAGGTGTCCACGGGGGTGTCGTCCACGATGCCGGTCACCGTGGCGGTCTCCGGGCCGCCGTACTGCTCGGTGCAGACCCGGTTGGTGTTCTTTGGAGCAGGGCTAAGGAGGGCTGCATTGCTCTTGAGGGCGGCGCAGGCGGCGTCAGCCTTAGGGTGGTTGCTTTCGGGAGCGGGGACTCCGTCCCGGCAGACGAGGGTGTAATTCAGGGCCGGTTCGGTAGGGGACGGTTTGACCATGATGGCAAGCTCGGCGTTGCCGGCGCCCGGGCCCGCTGTAGGGCCCGGCGGTGCGGACGGCGACGGCGCGGGAACGGTGGTCTCGGTGTCCGGAGCCGGGGTGGCCGAGGCGCTTTCCGTGGCGGAGGAACTGGCCGTCGGGCCGCCCGATGACGGGGCCGGACCGGGCGTGGCCGTGCACGCAGCGAGCCCGGCCACGGCAAGAATTGCCAGGAACGGCCGTACGGTTCGCAAAGACATGTACCCTCCTAGATTGCTGCCATTTTACGCGCTGCCTGCGTCCGCGTGGTCTGCCGCCGCTTGTTCGGCCGTCGTCGCGGCAATGAGCGCCATCATTGAACTGTGCAGTTCGCTGACCTGTTCGCGGGTCAGGCCCAGCCGGTCCATCATGATGCCCGGAACTGCCAAGGCCTGCTGACGAAGCGCGGCGCCGGCGGGAGTCAGGCCCACTGCCAGGGTGCGTTCATTCCCGTCCACCCGCTGGCGCGTGACGAACCCAGCTTCCTCGAGCCGCCGAAGAAGCGGTGAGATGGTGGCCGGCGCCTGGGCGAGGGCTTCGCTGATGTTCCGCAGCGTCCGGGGAGCCGACTCCCACAGGCAGAGCATCACCAGATACTGCGGATGGGTCAGCCCCAAAGTGTCCAGGACCGGTTTGTAGGCGCCCACTACGCTTCGGGATGCCACAGTGAGAGCAAAGCAGAGCTGCTGTTCCAGCAGGAGATCGTTGTCCTGAAGCTCGGCGGCGTTGGATAGGGCCGTCATCACAATCCTCCAAAGGTTAGTGCACTAATTGTTAGCGTACACTGGAACCAGTCATTGGTTTAGCGAAGGGTTGACGTCAATGGGCAAAGGCAATTCAGCCGGCAAGGGCAACGCGTCCCAGCGGTTCATGCGGGCCACCGGCAAGCTACGGGTCATCTTCGGACCGGCCAACCGCAGTTCGTTGGTGCATGACATGACCGAAGAGAACCGGGCCCTCCTCGTCCAGCGTGAGCGGGAAACCCAGCAGTGGGAAACGGTCACGCGCGCCGACGGCAGCACCTATGTGGTTCCCCGGAACCCCGAGGACCAGTCCCTGCGCTAAGCTCCCTGCGCCTGCCCCGCCGACGCCACGTCCGGATCCTTTTTTGGGATGCGGGCGTAAAATAAGGGCACTGGCTCCAGGAGGGGTCAGCAGCTCTTTCGCCCGTAACGCGGGAAGGGGGTGGAAATAATGGGACACGCGCTCACTGGCTTTATGAACGTGACCGACAGGCTCCGTTTTGTCTTTGGACCGGCAACGCGTCTTGACTCGGATGCACCCGTGGTCCACAAGCATGACGAGTTCGAACAGGCCTCTGACGAGGATCTCTCGCACTTTGTTGTAGAGACGGATACCGAGGGGCATCATTACGCGATTCGCCGCGAAGACCTGGACAAGCTGACCTGACCCGCCTAGGGCCCCTGCCCGCTCTCGACAGAAAAACGCGGGGTCACTCCCGGCCTGATAAACCATAGTTATCGGGCCGGGAGTGACCCCGCGTTGCGTTGAGTCGCGTTGATCGGGCGGGGTGCGCCTAGCGGCCGGTGCCGCCGTAGACCGTGGCTTCGACTTCGCTGTCCAGGTCGAAGGCCTTGTGGATGGCCCGGACTGCGTCATCAAGAAGGTCCGCGTGGGTGACCACGGAAATCCGGATCTCTGACGTGGAAATCATGTTGATGTTGATCCCTGCATCGGACAGGGCCTTGAAGAACGTCGCGGAGACGCCGGGGTGGGAGCGCATGCCCGCACCGATAAGCGACAGTTTGCCGATCTTCTCGTTGTACTCGATGTTTTCGAAGCCGATGTCCGGCTGGGCAGCCCTGAGTGCGGCCAAAGCTTCGGCGCCTTCCACGATGGGAAGGGTGAAGGAAATATCCGTCTTGCCCGTACCGTGCGTGGAAACGTTCTGCACGATCATGTCAATGTTCGAGTGGGCGTCGGCAATGACCTGGAAGATCGCGGCGGCCTTGCCCGGGATGTCCGGCACCCCCACAACGGTGACCTTCGCTTCGGAACGGTCGTGTGCGACGCCGGAGATGATTGGCTGCTCCAAGGCAACTCCCTCTTGAGTGGTGATCTTGTCTTCGGCGCTGGGAATGACCCAGGTGCCTTCGTTCTGGCTGAATGAGGACCTGACATGCAGAGGCACGCCGAAACGGCGGGCATATTCGACGCAGCGCAGGTGCAGGATCTTCGCGCCGGACGCGGCAAGCTCCAACATTTCCTCGCTGGAGATCGTATCGATCTTCCGGGCGGAATGAACCACCCGGGGGTCGGCGGTGTAGATGCCGTCCACGTCGGTGTAGATTTCGCAGACGTCTGCCTCAAGTGCCGCAGCCAACGCGACGGCGGTGGTGTCTGAGCCGCCGCGGCCCAGCGTGGTGATCTCATGGGTGGTGCGGCTCATGCCCTGGAACCCGGCCACGATGGCGATGTGCCCCTTGTCCAGGGACGTGCGGATCCGGTGCGGATCGACGTCGATGATGCGCGCCTTGCCGTGGATGCCGTCCGTGATCATGCCGGCCTGGGAGCCGGTGAAGGACTGGGCGGAGGCGCCAAGTTTGTTGATGGCCATGGCAAGCAGCGCCATGGAGATGCGCTCGCCCGCGGAGAGCAGCATGTCCATCTCACGGGCGGGGGCGGAATCGGTGACCTGGCTGGCGAGGTCCAGCAGTTCGTCGGTGGTGTCACCCATCGCTGAGACCACTACCACCACTTCGTTGCCGGCGCGCTGGGCGTCCACCACGCGCTTGGCGACGCGCTTGACGCCGTCGGCATCCGAAACGGACGAACCGCCGAACTTCTGCACGATCAGCTGTTTGGTGACGGCAGCACTTTCGGGCAGCATCTGCTGCTGGCTGGCTGCGTTCACTTCGGAAGTGGGCGTACTCATGCGCGTACCTTCACTGGATCAATCGGAGTTCGGGGGTCAGGCACGGCCATATGCGGCTGGACGGCGTGACGTGTTCACGCCAGTTTATCGCCGCGGGCCGCAGGCGGGGAATTGTGACCGAATCTCAGCCTTCCGGTTGAGCCGGCGCCGCCGCCGCACGCGTAGTCTCGGATGATTGGTATGCATGCAATGGCTTGGGGGACAGGTGCACGGGGAATGACAGCAAATCGGGACGAACCGGATGGATCGCGGCAGCCCGCGGGCGTTGGGACGGGCGGCATTACTGCGACAGCGGTGAGCCGCAGCTTCGGGCAGGTGCACGCCGTCGAGCATATGGACTTCCATGCTCCGGCCGGCAAAGTCACCGCCCTGATCGGGCCTAACGGGGCCGGAAAAACCACCCTCTTGCTGATGCTCGCCTCACTGCTGGCGCCGGATTCCGGTACCGTCACCGTGGAGGGGCTTGACCCGCAGCACCACCGGGCCGAGGTGCGCCGGCGGATCGGCTGGATGCCGGACACCCTGGGCGTATGGGAGTCGCTGACCGCCCGCGAGATCCTCACACAAATGGCCCGCTTTTACCGGCTGCCCAAAGCCGGCATTCCGACGAGGGTCACGGACATGCTGGACCGGGTCCGCCTGGGCGATCTCGCCGACCAGCCGGCCCGGGTCCTCTCCCGCGGGCAGCAGCAGCGGCTCAGCCTCGCCCGTGCCCTGATCCACGATCCCTCCGTCCTGCTCCTTGACGAGCCGGCGTCCGGACTGGACCCGGGATCACGGGTGGAACTGCGCGTGATGCTGCGGCAGCTGGCGGCGGAGGGAAAGGCCGTTGTGGTCTCCTCGCACGTGCTCAGCGAGCTTGACGAAATTGCCGACGCCGCCGTGTTCGTTGACCGCGGACGGTCCATTCGGCACCAGACCACCGACGAGGCGGCCGCAGCAGGCCGGCGCTACGCCATCTCGGCAACGGACGGCGCCGCACTCGCCGCGAAACTCAACGAACTGGGATTGACGTTCCGGGTGGAGGACGGCCGCCGGCCGGCCGTCAGCCTGCTGCTGATGAACGACGACGACGCCGCGCGCCTTCTGCGCGACCTGGTGCTGGCGGGCGTCCCCGTCAGCTCGTTCGCGCCCGCCTCGGGTGCCCTGGAAGAGACATACATGAATCTGGAGGGGGAGCGGCGATGAGCCAGCGGACGGAAACAACGCAGCCGCCGCCCGTGCAGGGACGTGGGGGCGGCTACTTTGGCGGTATTTGGGATGTGGTGGTCCTTGAACTCAAGCAGCGGCTCCGGTCTCGCGGCTGGTACATCATGTTGGGAATCTGGTTCCTCCTGACCGGGCTCGTGACCTGGCTGACGTGGGCCGCCTGGAACGCCCAGCAGGAAGCGCAGCGGTCCTATCCGGGCGGTGCGGCGGCGGCGACGGGGCCCGGGTCCATGATCTTCGAAGTGGTGCTCGCGTTTGTCCTCCTCTTCGCGCTGCTGGTGGCCCCTGCGCTGTCTGCGAATGCCGTCAACGGCGACCGGGCGGGCGGCACCCTTGCCATCCTGCAGGTGACACTGCTCCGGCCCGGGCAGATCCTGTGGGGCAAATTCTTCGCCGCCTGGGCGGCCGCCCTCGCGTTCCTGGTAGCCAGTGCGCCGTTCCTAATTACGGGCGTCGCCCTTGGCGGCATGACGCCGGGGCACGTGTTGGTGGCACTGCTGATGCTCGCCGTGGAAGTGGGCGTGGTGTGTGCCGTCGGCGTCGGAATCTCCGCGCTCGCAGGACGCCCGCTGTTCTCCATTGTGGTCACCTACCTTGCCGTGGCCGGGCTGGTTTTCGGCTCCCTGATCGCCTTCGGGCTGGGAACGGGGCTCTCGCAGGGCACCATCATGGCCAACCAGGCGCAGTACCGCAGCTACTCTCCATATGTGCCGATGGAGGAGCAACCCGCCCCGGCGGACCCCGAATACACGTGCTCCGGTCCACTGCGCGAACAGCCGGCAGTGCACACTGAGCGGGTGGCATGGATGCTTGCCATGAACCCCTACGTGGTGGTGGCCGACGCCATTCCCTACCCGGTACGGACCTCCAATGCCTACGGCATGTCATCACCGGTGGGCGCCATTGAGACCATCAGCCAGGGTGCCCGCTACGCCATGGCAGGGCCGGACGGCACCTACCCGTGCGCCAACGGGGAAGCCAAGCCAAGGTACCTGGCGCAGTCCTCGCCTCTGTGGCCGCTCGGGCTGGGCCTGCAGTGTGTGTTTGCCGGGCTGCTGCTGTGGTTGGGATGGCGTGAACTGCGCACCCCCGCCCACCGGCTTGCGCGGGGAACGCGCATCGCCTGAGCCTGCCTAGGTCAGGGCGTTGCGGCGGCCCTCGAAGGCCCGGCCAAGGGTGACTTCGTCCGCGTACTCAAGGTCGCCGCCGACGGGCAGCCCGGAGGCAAGGCGGGTGACGGCGATGCCGATGGTCTTCAGCATCCGGGCGAGGTAAGTCGCCGTCGCTTCACCCTCGAGGTTGGGGTCGGTGGCAATGATGACTTCCTGGATGGCGCCATCGTTCAGCCGTGTCAGGAGTTCACGGATCCGCAACTGTTCCGGTCCCACACCGGCGATCGGATTGATGGCCCCGCCCAGCACGTGATACCGGCCCCGGAAGGACCGGGTGCGCTCCACCGCCAGGACGTCCTTGGATTCCTCCACCACGCAGATGACGGAGGGGTCACGCCGGGGGTCCCGGCAGATGTTGCACAGTTCCTGCTCGGTGACGTTCCCGCAGACCGTGCAGAACTTCACCCGTTCCTTGACCGTGGTGATCGCCTCCACGAGGCGTTTCATATCCTGCGGGTCGGCTTCGAGAATGTGGAACGCCAGCCGCTGGGCCGACTTTGGACCTACGCCGGGAAGGCGTCCGAGCTCGTCGATCAGCTCTTGGACTGCGCCTTCGTACACGTTTTCCTCTTTTGGTTTGGCTCGGATGATGAATGGAGCGGGGTGCCCCGGCGGCGCCGGGGCCTGGAAACACTGTGCCTGGAAACACTGTGCCTAGAAACGGGGAACGATCGGGGTTCCGTCCGGGGAGCGCTCCTCGATCAGCTTCCCGCCCAGAATACGCTCGACGGCGGCACGTCCGAAGACGCCCGATTCCTCGATGGTCTCGTCGTCCGCGCTCGGGATGTCCTGAACGTACGTCGCGGCCGCCGCACGGGCAGGAGCCTTGGCACGCCCGGCCTCGGCCTCGGGACTATTGGAGAGCCGCTGGTAGAGGCTTTGCCGGGCCTGGGCAGCCGAAGCAGATGTGGCCGGTGCCGGCTGCAAGGGTGCCGGCGCCGCAGCTGATGCCACGGGCGCCGTCGACGCCATGGCATACTCGCGGACCTCGGCCGGTGCGGGGGCAACCGCGCCCCCGTCCGGGGACGGGCTTCCCGGTGCTCCTGCCCCGGCGGCGGCATGCCCGGCCGCGGGGCTTTGCGGCGTCCCGGCGTCCGCTGAAGGAACGCGAGCCGGCGGGAACCCCGCCGGAGATGCGGGGGGCTCGGCCGTAGCCACGCGGGCCGCGGGGACCTCGCCTCCGCTGATTCCGGACGAGCCGGTATCCGCTGAACGGACGGCGGCCGCGGAATGATCCGAAGAAGGGCTGGATGACGCGGGCGGCAGGCCCCAGCTGGCGTCTGCTGCCGACTGTGTGCGGGCCGAAGCTGCGGGGATCTGGGCAGTGGCGGGCTCGTAGTCAGGTGCGGGCGTTGCAGCGGCTTCGTCCGGGACGGATGCTGCCGGGCTCTTCCCAACGTTGGGCTCGGTGCCCACCACCCAAACGCCCGGCGCCTGCTCCACGGCGCGGCCCCAAGGGTCATGGGAGGTATCGGGTGAGGGCGCGACGACGCCCGCAGCGGCGGTCGTTGGCGCACTGCCGGAGACGGACCCCACGCTACCGGGCCGGGGTGGCCGTTTACCGTCTTTCGCCGCAGCCGGCCGGGCTTGTGGCGTGACGCGCCGCGGTTCGGGCGGAGTAGAAGGATCCCAGTCCAGGGGCGGTTCCTCGTCGAGAGGAGGCGCATCCTCGTCCCGCGGGGGACCCCAGTCGTCATCGGAGTAGGCGTAAGAGCCGGCCTCAGGCTCGACGGGAGGCTGCTGGACCTGCTGCTCCAGCCCGTTCCTTCC
The window above is part of the Pseudarthrobacter sp. IC2-21 genome. Proteins encoded here:
- a CDS encoding SSI family serine proteinase inhibitor, giving the protein MSLRTVRPFLAILAVAGLAACTATPGPAPSSGGPTASSSATESASATPAPDTETTVPAPSPSAPPGPTAGPGAGNAELAIMVKPSPTEPALNYTLVCRDGVPAPESNHPKADAACAALKSNAALLSPAPKNTNRVCTEQYGGPETATVTGIVDDTPVDTSFARTNGCEIGAWTAAEDVLGATGGAS
- a CDS encoding aspartate kinase, whose protein sequence is MSTPTSEVNAASQQQMLPESAAVTKQLIVQKFGGSSVSDADGVKRVAKRVVDAQRAGNEVVVVVSAMGDTTDELLDLASQVTDSAPAREMDMLLSAGERISMALLAMAINKLGASAQSFTGSQAGMITDGIHGKARIIDVDPHRIRTSLDKGHIAIVAGFQGMSRTTHEITTLGRGGSDTTAVALAAALEADVCEIYTDVDGIYTADPRVVHSARKIDTISSEEMLELAASGAKILHLRCVEYARRFGVPLHVRSSFSQNEGTWVIPSAEDKITTQEGVALEQPIISGVAHDRSEAKVTVVGVPDIPGKAAAIFQVIADAHSNIDMIVQNVSTHGTGKTDISFTLPIVEGAEALAALRAAQPDIGFENIEYNEKIGKLSLIGAGMRSHPGVSATFFKALSDAGININMISTSEIRISVVTHADLLDDAVRAIHKAFDLDSEVEATVYGGTGR
- a CDS encoding MarR family transcriptional regulator codes for the protein MTALSNAAELQDNDLLLEQQLCFALTVASRSVVGAYKPVLDTLGLTHPQYLVMLCLWESAPRTLRNISEALAQAPATISPLLRRLEEAGFVTRQRVDGNERTLAVGLTPAGAALRQQALAVPGIMMDRLGLTREQVSELHSSMMALIAATTAEQAAADHADAGSA
- a CDS encoding ABC transporter ATP-binding protein; its protein translation is MTANRDEPDGSRQPAGVGTGGITATAVSRSFGQVHAVEHMDFHAPAGKVTALIGPNGAGKTTLLLMLASLLAPDSGTVTVEGLDPQHHRAEVRRRIGWMPDTLGVWESLTAREILTQMARFYRLPKAGIPTRVTDMLDRVRLGDLADQPARVLSRGQQQRLSLARALIHDPSVLLLDEPASGLDPGSRVELRVMLRQLAAEGKAVVVSSHVLSELDEIADAAVFVDRGRSIRHQTTDEAAAAGRRYAISATDGAALAAKLNELGLTFRVEDGRRPAVSLLLMNDDDAARLLRDLVLAGVPVSSFAPASGALEETYMNLEGERR
- the recR gene encoding recombination mediator RecR, which translates into the protein MYEGAVQELIDELGRLPGVGPKSAQRLAFHILEADPQDMKRLVEAITTVKERVKFCTVCGNVTEQELCNICRDPRRDPSVICVVEESKDVLAVERTRSFRGRYHVLGGAINPIAGVGPEQLRIRELLTRLNDGAIQEVIIATDPNLEGEATATYLARMLKTIGIAVTRLASGLPVGGDLEYADEVTLGRAFEGRRNALT
- a CDS encoding ABC transporter permease, encoding MSQRTETTQPPPVQGRGGGYFGGIWDVVVLELKQRLRSRGWYIMLGIWFLLTGLVTWLTWAAWNAQQEAQRSYPGGAAAATGPGSMIFEVVLAFVLLFALLVAPALSANAVNGDRAGGTLAILQVTLLRPGQILWGKFFAAWAAALAFLVASAPFLITGVALGGMTPGHVLVALLMLAVEVGVVCAVGVGISALAGRPLFSIVVTYLAVAGLVFGSLIAFGLGTGLSQGTIMANQAQYRSYSPYVPMEEQPAPADPEYTCSGPLREQPAVHTERVAWMLAMNPYVVVADAIPYPVRTSNAYGMSSPVGAIETISQGARYAMAGPDGTYPCANGEAKPRYLAQSSPLWPLGLGLQCVFAGLLLWLGWRELRTPAHRLARGTRIA